The Halalkalicoccus subterraneus region TCCATATTCTACTTCAAATCCACAACTCTCATCTACACTAAACCGAGGGAGGGGAAATATACCTCTGACAAGCCCCAGAAAACAACTAGCGATCCAAAACCATAATCCCACTAGTTGCGATGTAAGGGACATTTATTTATAATAGCAATCGATGGCAAGCTAAAATCCGCATTGATCAAGGGGTTATTGCTCCGCACTACAACGGTTTTGAACCACTGTGGACCACTGCATAACCAATGTAATCACTCAATCAACAGGTGAACCATACCCACTGTGATCTACTGTGATCAGTCCGGTGGCGGCCAATCACTCCATGTTTCTGTCCACTCGACACCACCCCCATGCGGATTCACCGGCTCAACTGTCTCCCCGCCATCGTACGTCACCCCAACCAGATCCCATTCCGGTTCTAAGACCAACGAATCGTACGCCATGTACTCCTGCGCCCCATTCGACGGACGCCACCGTTGACGGCCAGTTGCCCACAGCAGTGCATTGAACGCCTGCACATGTTCTGGCGCGTCTAACGGCCCCTCCTCCTCATAAATCCCCAGATACTCTCCCACATACGACCCCAAGTTCCCAATCTCACCGACCTCCCGATCTCGAGAACCAGCCACTCGCTTTACCGTGATCACATTCTCATATTCATGCGCATCACGCTCTGCTAACTCACAGTTCCGCAGATGCGCGTCTATCACTGGCTCGAACCGCTCTTCTTCCACTACACCATCGACGAAGATCGCAATGTGCGCATGAGCGTATCCGCTCTTATGCGGCTCTAACACCATCAGATACTCCCACCGCAACGAATCGTCCAACGATCGATGCAGCGCCCGGCGCACCGCCTCCCACGAGGACAAGAGCTCATCAAGGTGATCTTGCGGTGCCACCCACTCCCCTGGCCGACCTGCTGACGCTGTCAGCGTTAGCATCCCTGTATGGAACCGACGTCCATACGCATCATGG contains the following coding sequences:
- a CDS encoding rolling circle replication-associated protein: MSESGKEWVDVRVDAPTSAVSRPSMANRARGENQAAVTDFLGKRSQQITARDGVKLRREAVVPEARANRAISWKGLIKQWRTWYQDRRNAGLVFEKDGEQCTGPQENRFMPSYSNKLYAKLKDLERGLHDAYGRRFHTGMLTLTASAGRPGEWVAPQDHLDELLSSWEAVRRALHRSLDDSLRWEYLMVLEPHKSGYAHAHIAIFVDGVVEEERFEPVIDAHLRNCELAERDAHEYENVITVKRVAGSRDREVGEIGNLGSYVGEYLGIYEEEGPLDAPEHVQAFNALLWATGRQRWRPSNGAQEYMAYDSLVLEPEWDLVGVTYDGGETVEPVNPHGGGVEWTETWSDWPPPD